In the Streptomyces fradiae ATCC 10745 = DSM 40063 genome, one interval contains:
- the aroC gene encoding chorismate synthase, producing the protein MSRLRWLTAGESHGPALVATLEGLPAGVPVTTEMVADHLARRRLGYGRGARMKFERDEVTFLGGVRHGLTLGSPVAVMVGNTEWPKWEKVMSADPVDPAELAEMARNAPLTRPRPGHADLAGMQKYGFDEARPILERASARETAARVALGAVARSYLKETAGIEIVSHVVELASAKAPYGVYPTPADVERLDADPVRCLDADASKAMVAEIDQAHKDGDTLGGVVEVLAYGVPVGLGSHVHWDRRLDARLAAALMGIQAIKGVEVGDGFDLARVPGSKAHDEIVTTADGIRRATGRSGGTEGGLTTGELLRVRAAMKPIATVPRALRTVDVATGEPAQAHHQRSDVCAVPAAGIVAEAMTALVLADAVAEKFGGDSVAETRRNVRSYLDQLHIR; encoded by the coding sequence TTGAGCAGGTTGCGCTGGCTTACGGCGGGGGAGTCCCATGGTCCCGCGCTGGTGGCGACGCTGGAGGGGCTTCCCGCCGGCGTCCCGGTCACCACGGAGATGGTGGCGGACCACCTCGCCCGGCGGCGCCTGGGCTACGGGCGTGGCGCGCGGATGAAGTTCGAGCGGGACGAGGTCACCTTCCTCGGCGGCGTGCGGCACGGCCTCACCCTCGGCTCCCCGGTCGCCGTCATGGTGGGCAACACCGAGTGGCCCAAGTGGGAGAAGGTCATGTCGGCCGACCCGGTCGACCCCGCCGAGCTCGCCGAGATGGCCCGCAACGCCCCGCTGACCCGGCCGCGCCCCGGCCACGCGGACCTCGCGGGCATGCAGAAGTACGGCTTCGACGAGGCCCGGCCGATCCTGGAGCGGGCCAGCGCCCGCGAGACCGCCGCCCGCGTCGCGCTCGGCGCCGTCGCCCGGTCGTACCTGAAGGAGACCGCCGGCATCGAGATCGTCTCGCACGTCGTGGAGCTGGCCTCCGCCAAGGCGCCCTACGGCGTCTACCCGACCCCCGCCGACGTGGAGCGGCTCGACGCCGACCCGGTGCGCTGCCTGGACGCCGACGCGTCGAAGGCGATGGTCGCCGAGATCGACCAGGCCCACAAGGACGGCGACACCCTCGGCGGCGTGGTGGAGGTCCTCGCGTACGGCGTGCCCGTCGGCCTCGGCTCGCACGTCCACTGGGACCGGCGCCTCGACGCGCGGCTGGCCGCCGCGCTCATGGGCATCCAGGCCATCAAGGGCGTCGAGGTCGGCGACGGCTTCGACCTGGCCCGCGTGCCCGGCTCGAAGGCCCACGACGAGATCGTCACCACCGCCGACGGCATCCGCCGCGCCACCGGCCGCTCCGGCGGTACGGAGGGCGGGCTCACCACCGGCGAGCTGCTGCGCGTCCGGGCCGCGATGAAGCCCATCGCGACCGTGCCGCGCGCGCTGCGCACCGTCGACGTCGCCACGGGCGAGCCGGCGCAGGCCCACCACCAGCGCTCCGACGTGTGCGCCGTCCCGGCGGCCGGCATCGTCGCCGAGGCCATGACGGCGCTGGTCCTCGCGGACGCCGTCGCGGAGAAGTTCGGCGGCGACAGCGTGGCCGAGACCCGCCGCAACGTCCGCTCCTACCTCGACCAGCTCCACATCCGGTGA
- a CDS encoding shikimate kinase gives MSSGPLVVLVGPMGSGKSTVGTLLAERLGVPYRDTDADIVAAEGREISDIFIEDGEPRFRELERAAVRAALAEHTGVLALGGGAVLDDGTRAQLAGLPVVYLSMDVEEAVRRVGLGAARPLLAVNPRRQWRELMEARRHLYTEVARVTVATDDRTPDEVADAVLDALGLTRSADPSTPHPADPSTPAADPAGSGAPGQEDT, from the coding sequence GTGAGCAGCGGACCGCTGGTCGTCCTCGTCGGCCCGATGGGCTCCGGGAAGTCCACGGTGGGCACGCTCCTCGCCGAGCGCCTGGGCGTGCCCTACCGGGACACGGACGCCGACATCGTCGCCGCCGAGGGCCGGGAGATCTCCGACATCTTCATCGAGGACGGCGAGCCGCGCTTCCGCGAGCTGGAGCGGGCGGCCGTCCGCGCCGCCCTCGCCGAACACACCGGCGTCCTCGCCCTGGGCGGCGGCGCCGTCCTGGACGACGGAACCCGCGCCCAGCTCGCCGGGCTGCCCGTCGTCTACCTGTCGATGGACGTCGAGGAGGCCGTCCGGCGCGTCGGCCTCGGCGCCGCCCGCCCGCTGCTGGCCGTCAACCCGCGCCGGCAGTGGCGCGAGCTGATGGAGGCCCGCCGCCACCTGTACACGGAGGTGGCGCGCGTCACCGTCGCCACCGACGACCGCACCCCCGACGAGGTCGCCGACGCGGTCCTCGACGCCCTCGGGCTCACCCGCTCCGCGGACCCGAGCACCCCGCACCCCGCAGACCCGAGCACCCCGGCGGCGGACCCCGCCGGTTCCGGTGCACCCGGCCAGGAGGACACGTGA
- the mltG gene encoding endolytic transglycosylase MltG, with translation MTEYGRSPGSQPWHPEDPLYGDQGWGGEQSAGAYQQQPQYGGGHQDPYQQGHDGRQCDAGGGQYGAGAAGHDYGTPGQEYGTGPAQGYGGQAAGGQQYGAQAHDPQQQYGGGHGHEYGAGAPGQGYGGGWDTGTGQHTAMPYGTPPPAEPYGAGAPDPYSTPEAYPPPRPPGQRDTDPHGHGRAAQDHAGQGHTAEDRAGQGHGQGGQWQAEAPDGDTRPHPGDPADPAAPSDSRGAADGTGPDGRARRGGSRRRGGGPEGPGGDGGHDGPGGAHDEYDASDEYDDAYDDEPAGSRRGAGRGRTKKRKGRNGVACLFVALVLAGGLGGVGYVGYQFWQDRFGPAPDFTGSGTGEAVTVEVPKDATGSVIGNALVKAGVVKSVDAFVTAQEKNPKGLSIQPGIYTLQKGMSAASAVDAMLSPKSRNVLIIPEGKRNAWVYEQIDKRLELPAGTTEKTARENADKLGLPAWATGHPKVKDPLEGFLFPADYPVAKGNKPEDVLKKMVTRANSEYAALGLESKAASLGLKNAWELVTVASLVQAEGKTEDDFRKMSEVVYNRLKPTNTETNRLLQFDSAFNYLNGQSEIKISESEINSNRDPYNTYTQKGLTPGPIGNPGKQALAAALAPTSDGWMYFVATDGMNKTEFAKNHADFLKLKAKFNDNQGS, from the coding sequence ATGACTGAGTATGGCCGGAGCCCCGGCTCCCAGCCCTGGCACCCCGAGGACCCCCTGTACGGGGACCAGGGCTGGGGAGGCGAGCAGTCCGCGGGCGCCTACCAGCAGCAGCCGCAGTACGGCGGCGGCCACCAGGACCCGTACCAGCAGGGTCACGACGGCCGGCAGTGCGACGCGGGGGGCGGGCAGTACGGCGCGGGGGCCGCCGGGCACGACTACGGCACCCCCGGCCAGGAGTACGGCACGGGACCCGCCCAGGGATACGGCGGCCAGGCCGCCGGCGGGCAGCAGTACGGCGCCCAGGCCCACGACCCGCAGCAGCAGTACGGCGGCGGCCACGGCCACGAGTACGGCGCCGGGGCCCCCGGCCAGGGGTACGGAGGCGGCTGGGACACCGGGACCGGCCAGCACACCGCCATGCCGTACGGGACGCCGCCGCCCGCCGAGCCGTACGGGGCCGGCGCCCCCGACCCGTACAGCACCCCCGAGGCGTACCCGCCCCCGAGGCCGCCGGGGCAGCGCGACACCGACCCGCACGGCCACGGCCGGGCCGCCCAGGACCACGCCGGGCAGGGCCACACCGCCGAGGACCGGGCCGGTCAGGGCCACGGGCAGGGCGGCCAGTGGCAGGCCGAGGCCCCGGACGGCGACACCCGGCCGCATCCGGGCGACCCGGCCGACCCCGCCGCCCCCTCCGACTCCCGGGGCGCCGCCGACGGCACCGGCCCGGACGGCCGCGCACGGCGCGGCGGCTCCCGGCGGCGCGGCGGCGGACCCGAGGGCCCCGGCGGCGACGGCGGCCACGACGGCCCCGGCGGCGCGCACGACGAGTACGACGCGTCCGACGAGTACGACGACGCGTACGACGACGAACCGGCCGGGTCCCGGCGCGGCGCGGGCCGCGGCCGCACCAAGAAGCGCAAGGGCCGCAACGGCGTCGCCTGCCTCTTCGTCGCCCTGGTCCTCGCCGGCGGCCTCGGCGGCGTCGGCTACGTCGGGTACCAGTTCTGGCAGGACCGGTTCGGTCCCGCGCCGGACTTCACCGGCTCCGGCACGGGCGAGGCGGTCACCGTCGAGGTCCCCAAGGACGCGACCGGCAGCGTGATCGGCAACGCCCTGGTCAAGGCCGGGGTCGTCAAGAGCGTGGACGCCTTCGTCACCGCCCAGGAGAAGAACCCCAAGGGCCTCTCCATCCAGCCGGGCATCTACACCCTCCAGAAGGGCATGTCCGCGGCCTCCGCCGTCGACGCCATGCTCAGCCCAAAGAGCCGCAACGTCCTCATCATCCCCGAGGGCAAGCGCAACGCCTGGGTGTACGAGCAGATCGACAAGCGTCTCGAACTGCCCGCCGGCACCACCGAGAAGACCGCGCGGGAGAACGCCGACAAGCTCGGCCTGCCCGCCTGGGCGACCGGCCACCCCAAGGTCAAGGACCCGCTGGAGGGCTTCCTCTTCCCGGCCGACTACCCGGTCGCCAAGGGCAACAAGCCCGAGGACGTCCTGAAGAAGATGGTCACCCGCGCCAACTCCGAGTACGCCGCGCTCGGCCTGGAGTCGAAGGCCGCCTCGCTGGGCCTGAAGAACGCGTGGGAGCTGGTCACCGTCGCGAGCCTCGTCCAGGCGGAGGGCAAGACCGAGGACGACTTCCGCAAGATGAGCGAGGTCGTCTACAACCGGCTCAAGCCCACCAACACGGAGACCAACCGGCTCCTGCAGTTCGACTCGGCCTTCAACTACCTCAACGGCCAGAGCGAGATCAAGATCAGCGAGTCCGAGATCAACAGCAACCGGGACCCGTACAACACGTACACCCAGAAGGGCCTGACCCCCGGCCCGATCGGCAACCCCGGCAAGCAGGCGCTCGCCGCCGCCCTCGCCCCGACGTCCGACGGCTGGATGTACTTCGTGGCGACGGACGGCATGAACAAGACCGAGTTCGCCAAGAACCACGCCGACTTCCTCAAGCTGAAGGCGAAGTTCAATGACAACCAGGGAAGCTGA
- the bldD gene encoding transcriptional regulator BldD, with amino-acid sequence MSSEYAKQLGAKLRAIRTQQGLSLHGVEEKSQGRWKAVVVGSYERGDRAVTVQRLAELADFYGVPVQELLPGTTPGGAAEPPPKLVLDLERLAHVPQEKAGPLQRYAATIQSQRGDYNGKVLSIRQDDLRTLAVIYDQSPSVLTDQLISWGVLDADARRAVAHEES; translated from the coding sequence ATGTCCAGCGAATACGCAAAACAGCTCGGGGCCAAGCTCCGCGCGATCCGCACCCAGCAGGGCCTGTCCCTCCACGGTGTGGAGGAGAAGTCCCAGGGCCGCTGGAAGGCCGTCGTGGTCGGCTCCTACGAGCGCGGCGACCGCGCCGTGACCGTGCAGCGCCTGGCCGAGCTGGCCGACTTCTACGGGGTGCCGGTGCAGGAGCTGCTGCCGGGCACCACGCCGGGCGGGGCCGCCGAGCCGCCGCCGAAGCTGGTCCTCGACCTGGAGCGCCTGGCGCACGTCCCGCAGGAGAAGGCGGGCCCGCTCCAGCGGTACGCGGCGACGATCCAGTCCCAGCGCGGCGACTACAACGGCAAGGTGCTGTCGATCCGCCAGGACGACCTGCGCACCCTGGCGGTCATCTACGACCAGTCCCCGTCGGTCCTGACGGACCAGCTCATCAGCTGGGGCGTCCTGGACGCGGACGCCCGCCGCGCGGTGGCCCACGAGGAGAGCTGA
- a CDS encoding aminopeptidase P family protein, translating to MSQVYADRRGRLRDRCAVAGTAAALVSRPANVRYLTGAAPPGAVLLLGADASADVLLCPHAPTGDPVEGRADEALPLTVLPPTGEDPAVAGAGLALGSGADTLAVEERHLSVARYRAVGAAAPRLRLTDLGTAVEQERLVKDDEELTCLRIAAEITDQALGELLESILVGRTERHLALELERRLVDHGADGPAFPTSVATGPHSGRERHRPSDRRVEEGDFLSVRLGAGYRGYRCEIGRTFVIGTAPADWQIELYDLVFTAQRAAREALAPGAAYSDVDRAARHILDAAGYGDRVGPRLGHGIGLEIEEDPQFSPAAMGKLDACVPVTVEPGVHLPGRGGVRIDDTLVVRQEADGGPELLTITTKELLAL from the coding sequence ATGTCCCAGGTGTACGCGGACCGCCGAGGCCGCCTGCGCGACCGCTGCGCGGTGGCCGGAACCGCGGCGGCGCTGGTCTCCCGCCCCGCCAACGTCCGCTACCTCACCGGCGCGGCCCCGCCCGGCGCCGTCCTGCTGCTCGGCGCCGACGCGTCGGCCGACGTGCTCCTGTGCCCGCACGCCCCCACCGGCGACCCGGTCGAGGGCCGCGCCGACGAAGCCTTGCCCCTCACCGTCCTGCCGCCCACCGGCGAGGACCCCGCCGTCGCCGGAGCCGGCCTCGCGCTCGGCTCCGGCGCCGACACCCTCGCGGTGGAGGAGCGGCACCTGAGCGTCGCCCGGTACCGGGCCGTCGGCGCCGCCGCCCCGCGGCTGCGCCTCACCGACCTCGGCACCGCCGTCGAACAGGAGCGGCTGGTCAAGGACGACGAGGAACTCACCTGCCTGCGCATCGCCGCCGAGATCACCGACCAGGCGCTGGGCGAGCTGCTGGAGTCGATCCTCGTCGGCCGCACCGAACGCCACCTCGCCCTGGAACTGGAGCGCCGCCTGGTCGACCACGGCGCCGACGGCCCCGCCTTCCCCACCTCGGTCGCCACCGGCCCGCACTCCGGGCGCGAACGCCACCGCCCCTCCGACCGCCGCGTCGAGGAGGGGGACTTCCTCTCCGTCCGCCTGGGCGCCGGCTACCGCGGGTACCGCTGCGAGATCGGCCGCACCTTCGTCATCGGCACCGCGCCCGCCGACTGGCAGATCGAGCTGTACGACCTGGTCTTCACCGCGCAGCGGGCCGCCCGCGAGGCGCTCGCGCCGGGCGCCGCGTACAGCGACGTCGACCGCGCCGCCCGGCACATCCTCGACGCCGCCGGGTACGGCGACCGGGTCGGGCCGCGCCTGGGGCACGGGATCGGCCTGGAAATCGAGGAGGACCCGCAGTTCTCCCCTGCGGCCATGGGTAAACTGGACGCTTGCGTGCCGGTCACCGTCGAACCAGGGGTCCACCTCCCGGGACGGGGCGGGGTCCGGATCGATGACACGCTCGTCGTGCGCCAGGAGGCGGACGGCGGCCCCGAGCTACTCACCATCACGACCAAGGAGCTGCTCGCGCTCTAG
- a CDS encoding AAA family ATPase, translating to MQHAVGAPLPPPHQSGNAAAGWPRQAHHPGPPPPPPHAPPPQGHAPQGPVPQGHPQQGPAGHGPAPHRPAPQPMPPQGPPAPAPHPHGHAWPAPHPAPAPPARPAHVGDAATGHVHLPPAAPVTAPPAAEPGAVPSPGTGTATLAVLLIGPAGAGKTTVARYWARHRRVPTAHISLDDVREWVCAGFADPQSGWNDQSEAQYRLARRTCGFAARNFLANGISCIIDDAVFPDRPVVGLGGWKRHVGPGLLPVVLLPGLEIVLERNAERSGNRRLSDEEVAGIHGRMAGWHASGLPIIDNSKYDVETTARALDEVLARALASPPNW from the coding sequence ATGCAGCACGCAGTGGGGGCCCCGCTGCCGCCGCCCCACCAGTCGGGCAACGCGGCGGCCGGCTGGCCCCGGCAGGCACACCACCCCGGCCCGCCCCCGCCGCCCCCGCACGCCCCGCCGCCGCAGGGCCACGCCCCGCAAGGTCCGGTCCCGCAGGGCCACCCGCAGCAGGGCCCCGCCGGACACGGCCCGGCGCCGCACCGGCCCGCTCCGCAGCCGATGCCGCCCCAGGGCCCGCCGGCCCCGGCGCCGCACCCGCACGGCCACGCCTGGCCCGCCCCGCACCCGGCCCCGGCGCCCCCCGCCCGGCCCGCTCACGTCGGCGACGCCGCGACGGGCCACGTCCACCTCCCGCCCGCCGCCCCGGTCACCGCGCCGCCGGCCGCCGAGCCGGGAGCGGTCCCGTCACCCGGCACGGGCACGGCCACCCTCGCCGTCCTCCTCATCGGGCCCGCGGGCGCGGGGAAGACGACCGTCGCCCGGTACTGGGCGCGGCACCGCCGCGTACCCACCGCGCACATCAGCCTGGACGACGTGCGGGAATGGGTGTGCGCCGGGTTCGCCGACCCGCAGTCCGGGTGGAACGACCAGTCCGAGGCCCAGTACCGCCTGGCCCGCCGCACCTGTGGCTTCGCCGCGCGGAACTTCCTGGCCAACGGCATCTCCTGCATCATCGACGACGCGGTCTTCCCGGACCGCCCGGTCGTCGGCCTCGGCGGCTGGAAGCGGCACGTCGGCCCCGGGCTGCTGCCGGTGGTGCTGCTGCCGGGCCTGGAGATCGTCCTGGAGCGCAACGCCGAGCGCAGCGGCAACCGGCGGCTGTCGGACGAGGAGGTCGCCGGCATCCACGGCCGCATGGCGGGCTGGCACGCCTCGGGCCTGCCGATCATCGACAACTCCAAGTACGACGTGGAGACCACCGCCCGCGCCCTGGACGAGGTCCTGGCCCGCGCCCTGGCGAGCCCCCCGAACTGGTAG
- the aroQ gene encoding type II 3-dehydroquinate dehydratase produces the protein MTRRVLVLNGPNLGRLGSREPDVYGSTSYAGLVDACRKLGEELGLDVDVRETNDEGEMIRWLHEAADGALPVVLNPGAFTHYSYGMRDAASQRTAPLIEVHISNPYAREEFRHTSVVGAVATGTVAGFGIGSYRLALRALADELTD, from the coding sequence GTGACCCGGCGGGTCCTCGTGCTCAACGGCCCGAACCTGGGCCGCCTCGGCTCGCGCGAGCCCGACGTGTACGGCTCCACGTCGTACGCGGGTCTGGTGGATGCCTGCCGGAAGCTCGGCGAGGAGCTGGGCCTCGACGTGGACGTCCGCGAGACCAACGACGAGGGCGAGATGATCCGCTGGCTGCACGAGGCGGCCGACGGCGCCCTCCCGGTCGTCCTCAACCCCGGTGCCTTCACGCACTACTCGTACGGCATGCGCGACGCGGCGTCCCAGCGGACGGCGCCGCTGATCGAGGTGCACATCTCCAACCCGTACGCCCGCGAGGAGTTCCGGCACACCTCGGTGGTCGGCGCGGTCGCCACGGGGACGGTCGCCGGGTTCGGCATCGGGTCGTACCGGCTCGCGCTGCGCGCGCTGGCCGACGAACTGACGGACTGA
- a CDS encoding shikimate dehydrogenase yields the protein MTTREAEARRAAVLGSPIAHSLSPVLHRAAYAELGLTGWTYDRFEVDEARLPGFFATLDAGWAGLSLTMPLKRAVIPLLDEISDTARSVEAVNTVVLTGDGRRVGDNTDIPGLIAALRERGVEKVEEAAVLGAGATASSALAALARVCSGPVTAYVRSAARAGEMRGWGERLGVDVRTADWSDAARALTAPLVVATTPAGATDELARSVPEGPGTLFDVLYDPWPTPLAAAWSARGGAVLGGLDLLVHQAVLQVELMTGRSPAPLAAMRAAGEAALGGSAGA from the coding sequence ATGACAACCAGGGAAGCTGAGGCGCGCCGGGCGGCCGTCCTGGGATCGCCGATCGCCCACTCGCTCTCCCCCGTCCTGCACCGCGCCGCGTACGCCGAGCTGGGCCTCACCGGCTGGACGTACGACCGGTTCGAGGTGGACGAGGCGCGGCTGCCCGGCTTCTTCGCCACCCTCGACGCCGGCTGGGCCGGGCTGTCCCTGACGATGCCGCTCAAGCGCGCCGTCATCCCGCTCCTGGACGAGATCAGCGACACCGCCCGTTCCGTCGAGGCCGTCAACACCGTCGTCCTCACCGGCGACGGCCGCCGCGTCGGCGACAACACCGACATCCCCGGCCTGATCGCCGCCCTGCGCGAGCGCGGTGTCGAGAAGGTCGAGGAGGCCGCCGTCCTCGGCGCGGGCGCGACCGCCTCCTCCGCTCTGGCCGCGCTCGCCCGCGTCTGCTCCGGCCCCGTCACCGCCTACGTGCGCAGCGCCGCCCGGGCCGGCGAGATGCGCGGCTGGGGCGAGCGCCTCGGCGTCGACGTGCGCACCGCCGACTGGTCCGACGCCGCCCGCGCCCTCACCGCGCCCCTGGTCGTCGCCACCACCCCGGCCGGTGCCACCGACGAGCTGGCCCGGTCCGTGCCCGAGGGCCCCGGCACGCTCTTCGACGTGCTGTACGACCCGTGGCCGACGCCGCTCGCGGCGGCCTGGTCCGCGCGCGGCGGCGCGGTCCTCGGCGGCCTCGACCTCCTCGTCCACCAGGCCGTGCTCCAGGTCGAGCTGATGACCGGCCGCTCCCCGGCCCCGCTCGCCGCGATGCGGGCGGCGGGCGAGGCGGCCCTGGGGGGCTCCGCGGGGGCCTGA
- the efp gene encoding elongation factor P produces the protein MATTNDLKNGMVLKLDNDQLWSVVEFQHVKPGKGPAFVRTKLKNVLSGKIVDKTFNAGVKVETATVDRRDMQFSYMDGDYFVFMDMQTYDQLHVARAAVGDAANFLVEGFTATVATHEGEVLYVELPAAVELTVAETEPGVQGDRSTGGTKPATLETGHQIQVPLFITTGEKIKVDTRTSDYLGRVNS, from the coding sequence GTGGCCACCACGAACGACCTCAAGAACGGCATGGTGCTCAAGCTCGACAACGACCAGCTCTGGTCCGTCGTCGAGTTCCAGCACGTCAAGCCCGGCAAGGGCCCGGCCTTCGTGCGCACCAAGCTCAAGAACGTGCTCTCCGGGAAGATCGTCGACAAGACCTTCAACGCCGGTGTCAAGGTCGAGACGGCCACCGTCGACCGCCGTGACATGCAGTTCTCGTACATGGACGGCGACTACTTCGTCTTCATGGACATGCAGACGTACGACCAGCTCCACGTCGCCCGCGCCGCCGTCGGCGACGCCGCGAACTTCCTGGTCGAGGGCTTCACCGCCACGGTCGCCACCCACGAGGGCGAGGTGCTGTACGTCGAGCTGCCCGCCGCCGTCGAGCTGACCGTCGCCGAGACCGAGCCGGGCGTCCAGGGCGACCGCTCCACCGGTGGCACCAAGCCGGCCACGCTGGAGACCGGCCACCAGATCCAGGTCCCGCTCTTCATCACCACCGGTGAGAAGATCAAGGTCGACACCCGTACGAGCGACTACCTCGGCCGGGTGAACAGCTAA
- the nusB gene encoding transcription antitermination factor NusB: MAARNKARKRAFQILFEADQRGVSVQEVLADWIRHARTDDRQPPVNEYTMELVEGYASYAERVDELIATYAVGWTLDRMPVVDRNILRLSAYELVWVDAVPDPVVIDEAVQLAKEFSTDESPSFVNGMLARFKDLKPSLRRD; the protein is encoded by the coding sequence GTGGCCGCCCGCAACAAGGCCCGCAAGCGCGCCTTCCAGATCCTCTTCGAGGCCGACCAGCGCGGGGTGTCCGTGCAGGAGGTCCTCGCGGACTGGATCCGGCACGCCCGGACCGACGACAGGCAGCCGCCGGTCAACGAGTACACGATGGAGCTCGTCGAGGGGTACGCCTCGTACGCCGAGCGCGTCGACGAGCTCATCGCCACCTACGCGGTGGGCTGGACGCTCGACCGGATGCCGGTCGTCGACCGGAACATCCTGCGCCTGAGCGCGTACGAGCTGGTCTGGGTCGACGCCGTGCCGGACCCGGTGGTCATCGACGAGGCCGTCCAGCTCGCCAAGGAGTTCTCCACGGACGAGTCGCCGTCGTTCGTCAACGGCATGCTGGCCCGCTTCAAGGACCTGAAGCCGAGCCTGCGCCGCGACTGA
- the pyrR gene encoding bifunctional pyr operon transcriptional regulator/uracil phosphoribosyltransferase PyrR — protein MDAPQQSDARPVLEGPDIARVLTRIAHEIVERAKGADDVVLLGIPTRGVFLARRLAEKLEQITGRAIPVGSLDITMYRDDLRLRPARALARTEIPGDGVDGRLVVLVDDVLFSGRTIRAALDALGDIGRPRAVQLAVLVDRGHRELPIRADYVGKNLPTSLRETVKVQLAEEDGRDAVLLGVREPAPAGEN, from the coding sequence ATGGACGCCCCTCAGCAGTCCGATGCCCGTCCCGTGCTCGAAGGACCGGACATCGCGCGGGTCCTGACCCGCATCGCCCACGAGATCGTCGAGCGCGCCAAGGGCGCCGACGACGTGGTCCTCCTCGGCATCCCCACGCGCGGCGTGTTTCTCGCCCGGCGCCTGGCCGAGAAGCTGGAGCAGATCACCGGCCGCGCCATCCCGGTCGGCTCCCTCGACATCACCATGTACCGCGACGACCTGCGGCTCCGCCCGGCGCGCGCCCTCGCCCGCACCGAGATCCCCGGTGACGGCGTCGACGGCCGCCTGGTGGTCCTCGTCGACGACGTGCTCTTCTCCGGCCGCACCATCCGCGCCGCCCTCGACGCGCTCGGCGACATCGGCCGGCCCCGCGCCGTGCAGCTCGCGGTCCTGGTCGACCGGGGCCACCGGGAGCTGCCCATCCGCGCCGACTACGTGGGCAAGAACCTGCCCACGTCGCTGCGCGAGACGGTCAAGGTCCAGCTCGCCGAGGAGGACGGCCGCGACGCCGTGCTGCTCGGTGTGCGCGAGCCCGCTCCGGCCGGCGAGAACTAG
- the aroB gene encoding 3-dehydroquinate synthase, whose protein sequence is MTDTPATRVHVGGSAGSEPYDVLVGRQLLGELAGLIGDRARRVAVIHPEALAETGEALRADLAEQGYEAVAIQVPNAEEAKTAEVAAYCWKALGQTGFTRTDVIVGVGGGATTDLAGFVAATWLRGVRWIAVPTTVLAMVDAAVGGKTGINTAEGKNLVGAFHPPAGVLCDLAALDSLPVHDYVSGLAEVIKAGFIADPVILDLVEADPEGARTPAGPHTAELIVRSIKVKAEVVSSDLKESGLREILNYGHTLAHAIEKNERYKWRHGAAVSVGMVFAAELGRLAGRLDDATADRHRTVLEAVGLPLTYRGDQWPKLLETMRVDKKSRGDLLRFIVLDGLAKPTVLEGPDPAVLLAAYGEVSA, encoded by the coding sequence GTGACCGACACGCCCGCAACCCGCGTCCACGTCGGCGGGAGCGCCGGCTCCGAGCCGTACGACGTGCTGGTCGGCCGGCAGCTGCTCGGCGAGCTGGCCGGGCTGATCGGCGACCGCGCCCGGCGCGTCGCGGTCATCCACCCGGAGGCGCTGGCCGAGACCGGCGAGGCGCTGCGCGCGGACCTCGCCGAGCAGGGGTACGAGGCCGTCGCCATCCAGGTGCCCAACGCGGAGGAGGCGAAGACCGCCGAGGTCGCCGCCTACTGCTGGAAGGCGCTCGGCCAGACCGGCTTCACCCGCACCGACGTGATCGTCGGCGTGGGCGGCGGCGCCACCACGGACCTGGCCGGCTTCGTCGCGGCGACCTGGCTGCGCGGGGTGCGCTGGATCGCCGTGCCGACGACCGTCCTCGCCATGGTCGACGCGGCGGTCGGTGGGAAGACCGGCATCAACACCGCCGAGGGCAAGAACCTCGTCGGCGCCTTCCACCCGCCCGCCGGGGTGCTGTGCGACCTGGCGGCGCTGGACTCGCTGCCCGTCCACGACTACGTCAGCGGCCTCGCCGAGGTGATCAAGGCCGGTTTCATCGCCGACCCGGTGATCCTCGACCTGGTCGAGGCCGACCCGGAGGGCGCCCGCACGCCCGCCGGGCCGCACACGGCCGAGCTGATCGTGCGCTCCATCAAGGTCAAGGCCGAGGTCGTCTCCTCCGACCTGAAGGAGTCCGGGCTGCGCGAGATCCTCAACTACGGCCACACCCTGGCCCACGCCATCGAGAAGAACGAGCGGTACAAGTGGCGGCACGGCGCGGCGGTCTCCGTCGGCATGGTCTTCGCCGCCGAACTGGGCCGGCTCGCCGGGCGACTGGACGACGCGACGGCCGACCGGCACCGCACGGTGCTGGAGGCGGTCGGGCTGCCGCTGACGTACCGCGGCGACCAGTGGCCGAAGCTGCTGGAGACGATGCGGGTCGACAAGAAGTCCCGCGGCGACCTGCTGCGCTTCATCGTCCTCGACGGGCTCGCCAAGCCGACCGTCCTGGAGGGCCCCGACCCGGCCGTGCTGCTCGCCGCGTACGGGGAGGTGTCGGCGTGA